The genomic interval ctccaggcaagaacactggagtgggttgccatttccttctccaatgccagaaagtgaacagtgaaagtgaagtcgctcagccatccTAGCTCCTGATAAAACAGTTTCCTGGATCCCAAGTGGGTCTACAAGttgtcctgccctcagtcccaATACAAGTTGCAAAGATGAGTTCTGGGGTTCTGTCCCACAACCCGAGGTAGTAACACAGACTCCCAGGATCCTATTGGCTGCCCCCAGTTTGAGGGCCAAGGGAAAAATGAGTGAAGAGCTCATTCTTTCAACCATGCTCATCGGTTTCCTTTAAAGAGGGGAAAAGGGGGATGTGGAAACTTGCTACTTTCTACTCAgctttgctatgaacctaaaactgctcttttaaaatctactttaaaaaaaaaaaaaaaatatatatatatatatatatatatatatatatacacacataaaatatatatattcacagaGGAGATGCCAGCTTCTGGAAATGAGAAAGGGAGAGTACAATAGGAAATCTGCTCTATCGGCTGTACTGCATGGGAGGTGTAAGTGACGGCCTAGTGAGGCTAGAAACCACACAGGACCTTCAGTATGTAACTAACACCTACTGTGCTCTGGCCACTTTCGTACACTTCTACCATTTTATCCTCAGCACGATCTTGGCATCGCCATGCCTTATTTCATAGACCAGGGACTTAAGGTTCAGAGTCCATGATTTTCCCGGGGCCGCCTAGGAGAGGAATAAGTAGCAGAGCCAGGGTCACACTCAAGTCCTCTGACCCCAGGCCCCTGACTCCCCTCTCACAACTGCTGCTTCTCGTTTACTTGCACTTTTATCTCATAGGCAAGGGAGCTTTGAAAGGGCTAAGTGCTGGCCCAACCTAAAAATAGCTTACATTTATCGAGCACTTAGTTGGCCACACACCGCTAAGCACTTTACACAGATTACCTCTTTGAATGCTCACAACAGCCCTAAGacttatctccatttcacagatgaggaaacagacctaAGAGAGACTGTTGTTACAAGGCACAGCCAGTTggtgatggagccaaagtgagTTGGGGGTCTGGCTCCAGGGTGCAGACTTTGCCTTCTACTTCCATGGGACAGGTGGGTGGGGTGGAAATGAGAGGATGGGGCCCCTTCCTGTGGACCCAGACACCCTTGGATGAGCTGGATGGAGATCAGGAGCTGAGATGTCACCCAGTCCTCCCCCCAGAAGCCAGAGTCCTCATGTGAATGGTCTGAGCAGGGAGGGGCTGTTTGAAGCTCAAGCGCTCCTCTCCCTGCCTGGTGCTGTGTGAGAGGTGTCTCTCCCAAGATAACAGGGCCATTGGGCCCTCCTCCTGCAGCTATTCCGGGCTGCGATCTGCTCCCCCTGTTTCTCTAGCCCCCGCTTCATCCCTCATGGGAGTCAGTGGGTGGGAACAGGACAGCCCAGTTACATGACCCTGGGGAGGCCAGGCTGGAGAGCAGGTGCTCAGTCCCTCCCTCACCATCAACAGTGAAAATCTTCCCCTGGAGCTTAGCCTCTGGGTGGCCCAGCATGGAGGCAGCCACAGCTCAGGAGGCAGCCTTGGGACCCACACtgaaggtgaaagaagccagCTCACCAGATGCTGACGGACCTCAGACTTCACCCCAGCGGGGGGCCGGCAGCCCCCTTCCCCAGCTCCTGCCCCCCATAGAAGGTGACTGGTGGGGAGGGGGTAGGCCGGGCAATGGGTGTTGTTCGTGGGTTTTGCAGAGCTAAATGCTTTCATGGGATGAGGACTTAGGATGGAGGAGCATCCACCAGAACCCCCACCCCCTCTTTGATGGACTCTTGCTGCTCAACTGCCTCTGCTGGGTTCTTGCTTTTTACCTGAGAAGCCAGTGAACGGTGTTTGTGGTACACTACAGTAACTAATACTGATAGGTTTATATTTTTACCTTTAAAGTGTGTCGGTCACAGGGACTAGGAGGACCTGATATATTACTAACATCAGTCAGGGAGGGAATGAAGGGTGAGATTGTATCCATCTGGACCCGGAGAAGAGGGAAACGAAAAGCTTGGAGCCATGGGGAGGCTGAGTGCTGAGCAAATGTGACACTCTGTCTAGCCCTCAACAGGGCCAGGAGTCCGAGACCTACCCCCATACCCCCACCGGCTCCCACAGGAAACTCTAGCCTCTCCTAACCTGAGCGCCACGGAAGCAGAGGCCTTCAAGGAGAAGCATTCTAAGGCTCCTTTTCTGTGGTCTCTGTGAGCCTCTCATCAAAGAGGTGTTTTTGATCCAAGAGGTGGTGGGTGCCTCGACCAGCCCTGAAGTTCCCTGCAGCCCTGCTGCCCACCCCACATCTGTCCCTGGCCCCACAACTGGCCTCTGTAGCTAAGAGACTTCGCTGGAGTGGCTCCCATTGTGCCTGGCTCAGCCAACCAAGGGAGAGTGGTTTTTGCCCTCTCCTGCAAAGAAACACTGAAACATGTTCCCTGTACAAAGTCCCCACTTGTGGCCCCTTGAAGCCCTAAGAGCAGAGGATGCAAAGACCACAAATGAGACAGCGTGGAATGCTAGGAcagggagaagaagaaaagacaggGTCTAGACTCAATTCCCAGGGCCGCCTCCAGCAGCTCCGTGACCTTGGTGAAGTCAATGGACTTCAGGGCTTCAGTTACTCTCTATAAAATGGTGATTATTAGTATCTACCTGGTAAGGTAGTTGGAAGGATTGTTGAGATAATCCAACATGCTTTTGAAGAGGCCAAATGAAGATGTGTATAGATAATGTATTATTTCCAAGTCAGGAGTAAAGGCTGAGTTCTACCTGCAAACAGGGTTGCAGTGGGAAAGTCCATAGCCTCTATCATCTGATGGAAGACAATGGGTCTTCAGACGCTGTTTGAATGTCAATGGCCCAGAGCCAACTGAGTTTACCCCCACTGAAAAACAGATGAAGAGAGCAGAAGTTATTGGGAACATGTTAGGTTGGAATGGTCTTGAGGCAGAAAGCCAGTTTCATCCCCCAAAAGACCCAGGGACTAAGCCAGGGTGAGGGAGGGCGAGAGCCAGGACTTCTGACTCCTTGACCACTGGTCTCTACAAAGCCCTGGGAGAGGGTGCTCATCTCCCCATACTTACCCCTCCGGCCACAGGGTGGATGCTGTGGGCTGTCAGCTCCTGACAGCCCCAGCCCATAAGTGAGGCCTGAAGGACCACATTCTTGTGTGTGGTCTCACCCACTGGCATCCCAGAGGCCCCTGACAGTAAAGCCTCCTGGTGACACTGTGCAAAGTGTTTGCATCTGTTACCCGTTTGGAAAAAGAGTTCAAATGCTAGCTCTGTCCTGTGACTCTAGGCAAGTCAATCCACCCCTTTGGGCTTCCATCTCTAACCTGTCAATTGAGAGGTAGAATTAAATCAGAATTCTAAACCCTTTGCTGGATATGGATCCCTAGGAAAACCGTACGAAAGCTATGGGCTCTTGCTTCaagaaaaatactcaacaaagcTCAGGGAGTTCACAGAATTACTGAAGAAGGCCTTTAAGGGGTGCCATGGTGCTGGCCTAGATAGCCCCCAAGTTCCCTATGAACGCAAAGGACTTCTCCTTCCTCTTAATGCCTCCTCTTTCTCATGGAGAGTTCTATGGGACCTAGAGAGGCACAGCAGTGAGCATGTGAGCACATGTGAAATAGAACAGGTgtcaaaatatttgcaacatCAAAATAAACTGCAACTGGCCAACAATGAGCTTTTAGTCAAGAAAGTGCTCTCCATGGCTAAGTAAGTGGATGTAGGAGGCTGGCACTGGGAAAGCATCCTTTGTCACACTCAGCACACACGGAGGCACTGTGTCCTGAAGGCCACACTGGGTAGGGGCCAGAGGAAAGCGTTCATGATAGTGAGAGgcgtgcttccctggtggctcagaggcaaagaatctgcctgcctgccagtgcaggaggcaccgTCTGATCCccggtcggggaagatcccccatgccctggagcaactaagcccatgccccacagctattgagcctatGCTCCAAAACCCCGggggctacaactactgagctcatgagCCTGCGCGCCCTAAAGCCTGTGCccaggaacaagagaagccaccgcaatgagaaggccAAGCACTGTCAACtacagagtagtccctgctctctgcaactagaggaaagtcaCTGcaacaacaaagatccagcacagccaaaaataaataaataaataaaaatttaaaataataataataagaggcCATGGGACAGGCTGCATCCTGACACGGAGAAGACGGAACCCTGAGCCCCGGAGGGAGAGCCCATCTGTAGATCTCAGCTAGATTGCATCCTGCTGACCCTGGGCCCTCTTTCAGTCTGGACCGTTCTGTGTCTTCACGCTTGGGAAGCTGCATGCCTAGCCTTGAAGCAACCatcctccctcccactctccctttctatcctctttcttccttctacaaatatttattttatatctattatgtgccaggcactgttacaAAAATGCACAAAATAGGCTAAAATAATTTCCTTGTAGAGATTACATTCTATGTAAGggacagataataaataaatacgcaaagaaaatatataaatagtgaTAAACTGCTGTGctgaaaaataagacaaagaagATAGAAAATGCTGGTATGGGAAGAGtgcttgctgtttttgtttttaataagtttgtctttttttccattatttttttaagatctatttctttattttttggctgtggtgggtcttaaTTGCTgtccttgggctttctctagttacagtgagtgggggctactcttcattgcagagctcaggcttctcattacactgccttctcttgttgcagagcatgggccctgGGGCACCCgggcctcagtagctgcagcttgaGGGCTCTAGAGtcctggctcagtagttgtggcacacaggcttagttgctttggggcatgtgggatctttctggacctgGGATCGagctcgtgtcccctgcattgtcaggcagattcttatacaCTGCGCCACCAAAGTCCACTTGTGGTTTTTAAACAGGATATTCAGTGAAAGCCTTGTTAATAAGGTAATTTGAGCAGCAACTTGAGACGAGAGAGCAATGCCTGCAGATAACTGAGGAGAAGGTTTTCCAAGGTGAGAGAACAGTAAGTGCAAATGCCCTGAGGCAGCACTGCGCCTTATGGACTGGGGCTGCAGTGGCAGAAGCTGAGTGAGGGAGAGAATGTCAGGTTTGGAGTCCACAAGGTAGCAGGACCATTGTGAATACCGGTTCAACTATGAGACAGAGGGGCAGCCAGTGCAGGGTTTTAGGTGTaggttttaaaacttttctgGCTGCTAAGAATaggctgtgttgttgttgttcagtcgctaagtcatgtccagtcctctgcgaccccatggactgcagcatacccggcttccctgtccttcactagctcccagatAGGCTACAGGCAAGCCTTAGACACGAGCAAGATCATCAATTACAATGAAGATTTGGGAGAAGGTATGGAAGTTTTAGAAGAGGAGGATGTGCAACAGTCACCTGGGAGAATAGGAGATTGAAGGGATTAGGGAAGTCTGGCAGAAATGCCAGTGTCTATTTAGAGGTAGTGGCCATccatttaaattgcttttttttttatggctgcagtgggtctttgttgctacccatgggctttctctagttgtgttgtgagggcttctcactgaggcggCTTCTCTGGTTGAGGAGCATGGCTCTAGGCATGCCGGCCTCAGTAGTTGGGGCGGGTGGGCTCGGTAGTTGCTGCTTGCGGCCTTAGTTGCCCtgaagtatgtggaatcttcccggatcggGGAGCGAGCCATTGTCCCCTgctttggtgggcagattcttaaccactgggccaccagggaagtcctggccatCAATTTAAAGTCAGTACGGTTTTGTAATATTTTCCCCAGCCACGTTGGGCTGTACAGATGCAGGCACCAAGGGTGTGGTAGTTAACTGAGGCTGGGTGCTGTTAGGACATGGAAAGGATTAGGGGTTTGAGTGGGTATGCAAGGAGTGAATCTGATGACAACCGTGGAGTCTAAGCTGggtgagaaagaaaatgataacacTGAGAGGGGTGACGGAGAGTGCAGGGGTGGGAGGATAATGGATCAGAGGTCTTGGTGGGCTGAAGGGTCGCTGCTGGTGAAGCACTAGAGGGAGAGAGTTGACGGGACAGATAGGTGGTGCTGAGAGAGTGGGCTGCTTGAAATTCAGATTCTAGAGTGGCTAGACTCTATTCTTTTGGCCTAACAATGACTAAAGGAACCAGGGGCTGAAGCAGGGGGGGATGAAATCTTTGGAGGAGTGGCAGGCAAGGCTGTGAGGCGGCCCTGCAGGAACTGGAAGGCTGGGTGTTGACTTGTCCaagaatcttgatttcagctgtgTTGGAGAGAGTGACACTGAGTCAGTGTTACCGTCATCAGcatgagaagagggtgacagagtcTTCTCCTCAGAGAAGTGTAAGATGCATGTTATATCCTGTGGATCAACTAATGTTTCTCTAAGAAATGCTGGTACTTTTTGGATCCATGGAAATCTTTGGGGTTACTGGAAGCCGTAGCTTGCCTTGTGGATTTGCTCTTTCAGTAACCATTTACTCACACAGGCCTGTGCACACACATACCGTCACAGTcttgcactcacacacacacacgctcatgtACACTTCACTCTTTCAATGTGTCCATCTTGTTCCCTCACTCTCCAGACCATAATTAACACCATCATTTTGAACTACACAGTCCTTAGGGAATCACTGAAGGAAAGTCTTTAGCCATGTGAAACCAAATTAAGTGAGGATGTTGACAGTtaattcccatgaacagagaaggaaACCTCAGCAGGGTGAAATTCGACAGAATTAGGAGggattctcttttttctcttttctttcttttttgtttttttggctgaactgcatggcatgtgggaccctagttccctgaccagggatcaaactcatgccccctgcattagaagcacggagtcttcgccactggaccaccagggaagtcagaaggGGTTTTCTATTCAAGAGGAGTCAAGATCTCTGGACTTTAAGTAGCTTCCTTCTCCActaatttggttttttttttcctaattaattacttaatttggctgtattgggtcttagctgtggcacgagGGATCTTTTGCTGCAGCACACAGACCCTCTAGTTGCGGCTCTTGGGCTCAACTGTTCTCTGGCACGTgtgatcttccccaaccagggatcaaacccatgtcccctgcattgcaaggcggattcttaaccactagaccaccagggaagtcccctttctcCACTAAATTGTAAGACAGTATTCTGTCTGAGAAAAATTCAGTGCCGAGGGCAACACAGCTCAGAAGCCAAGGGCTCTCACAGCACTTTTCAAAATGCCTTTTTCCTAAGACTCTTGAAGGGAGAAAACCAAACTGCCACTGTCTCAGAACTGGTCTCAGGAAACCAAGGTTGTGCTTCAGGGTGGTAGTCTTTGGTGCACATCCCTCCTGGCATCTGAGGAGGAGAAAGACCTTGGGTAGCAGGAAAAGCCAGGTTTCTCCAAGGTCAGTACAATTAACACCTTGCCTGACTGTGGATGTGTGAAAAGAGAGGCCCCAGATGAGCTCTGCTATTAACATTCTTAGCAAGGGTCAGATTGCTCTCTTTTGCTGGGCAAACCAAATCCTGGGGTGCACTGGGGAAGGGCTTGCTGCAGCCCAGACACCTGGAGCTGTCACACACTCCTCCGCCACCTCCTGTACTTTGTCAGCAGCTTTAGCCTTAAGTCCATCTtctgccctccctcccactgGAGCTGGGAGACTGCTGAGAGCAGAATCTTCACCTGCTCGTCCTCAGACCTGGAACATTCTTGTCACTTAAGTTTGCCCCCTCTTGATCCATCCTCTTGTCAGGGAAtcccatttcttttgttttttttttttctcatgcagaccatttttaaaagtctttattgaattgattgcaatattgcttctgggttaggtttttgttttcttttttgttttgggttttggaTTTggggccccaaggcatgtgagatcttagctccctgaccaaggatcgaacccacaccctctcCTTTGGAAGGTGACGTGTCTTAACCGCttaaccaggaaagtcccaaggtCCCTCCTAACTCAGATTCTATAAGCAGTGCAAAGGACATCAGAGCTGGCTTCTCCCTAGCCCTCTGCCCAGCAAGCGTGAGGAGTTCACTCCCCACCCAGCAGTGGGGAAGCAAGGCCAACAAGATGAGGTTTCGAGCCTCCTTTTCAACTGCCACCCTCTTTTTTCAGAAAACCCTAAAGTCATATCCGGCTGTTCTCAACTCCTTGGTCGCTTGCCAACATGGCCACAGGAGAGGGGCACGTCACACAACACTTCTTCTGTTCTTCATGCCCCTCCTCCACCCAAACCGCCAAAGTCGAACAGAGGGCAGCCGAGCGGAGCGGGTCATTCAGCGGCCGGGTCCTGGCTGAGGCTTCAGGCCCTGAGCCACGTGGGCGGGCCAGCACTCAGAGCACGGCCCCGCCCCCAACCTCGCCGCACCACTCAGTCCCTGTGCTGTTGGTGCAGAGGGGTGAGGCGCAGCCGAAGACGGCACAAGCCAGGTTGAAACGTAAGCCGCTCGGTGAAAAAGGAAACTaggcaaataaaatggacagcgtGCACCGAACATTTCTGTCTATATTCATCTACAAAGCCCAAGGAACCTCGTGATGGTGATGGGGGTGGAGTGTGGGAGTGAAGTTCCTGGTCTCTAAGCAAGACCTACAAACTGAGGGGTAGGAAGAGCTTTGTAgaacctttgttttattttcaactcCACCCTTCCCACTCTGCATTATGTAATGTACATTTTAAACAGTTCTATTTGTAagtaaatatacatgtattgGGGTGAATGTTAAGGAACGTATTTACAGGGACGTGTGTGTTATCATAAAGGCTGGAATCTGCTATCAAGCTGctatctgctggagaaaggaggagaaaggggagctCCAGCAGCCTGGAAAACAGAGTAGATTTCAGCCAGGACCCCAAGGGAACCCAACCTCCAACCTTACTCCTGAGCATCTCCTGTCTTCCTCCTGGAAGCCAATAAACATAATTTAATCTCTCTTTCACTGAAACAGCCTGGAAGATCAAGGGGGTGGGGTGAGCAGTGGACCTAATCTTTCCCAGATTCTGATTGTACAAAGTGATCTTCCACAGACTGGAAGACACTACACAGGCCCCTGATCAGGGTGGCCTCGCAGAGGAAGGGACCCAGGAGCCAGGTCTCCCCTCAGTGATGTCAGTGCTGTCCTGGTGGGTTCAGAGTGTTGACTACCTGCGGAAAGTAAAGCTTCCTCCTCTGGGTCTGGCCCCAAACTGGGAAGTGGGGCTGATACTTGGGGGCCAGGATTGACACTGAAATCGGCCTTGATAAAGGAGTGTTGTTGAGGACAAATGTAGAAAAGGAGTGGAAAGACAAACCACTCAGGCTAGACTGGTCCCTGCACAAACAAAATATCTCAGTTGACGAAAAGTCGGTGGTGGAGAGTTACAGATTGAAAGAGGTAGGAGTCAGGCTCACCCTTCAGTGCGCTTTCTGCCTATACTtcaacacacacactctctcagaTCCTTCAGCTGGTTGCTTGTCCCTAAATCTCGGTGAGACAACGGGTGCCGTCTTCTCATTCCCTGAGGGAGGGCTGAGTTAGCTGAGTGTTGCCTGGGACACCTGCCTATGGAACACAACTCGATGTAGCATCCACATCCTCTAAACTCTCCTCTTCCCCCTACAGGAAGCTCACCtcccccctcttctctctctttccatcattcagagcaccccaagatctggCGCTCTCGGGCCCTGAGACAGACCTACATCAGGAAGGTTGGAGATACAGTGAACCTTCTAATCCCATTCCAGGTAATCATACCCAGCCCACGTTGAGTCCATGACTAGAGCCAGGCCAGGGTTTTGATTTGGAAACAAAAACCAAGAGTTCTGCTAGTGGTGGGGCAGCTATCCTAGCCTTGAATGGAGGGTGCATGTTCCCCAAAGTTTGAGGTGGCCCTTTCATCAGCAATCCTCAGGGGGGTTGGGATCAGGTCAGGTCAGGCCAGGCATGCCTAGGGTATGCTGCGAGGCTAATCCACACCCTTCAGTCAGCAGAGATCTGAGAGCTCTCAGCTTgtggggctctcaggagtctggcgggcatcccaggtggctcagtggtaaagaacccacctgccagtgcaggagatgcaggagacgtgggttcgatctctgcatcaggaagattccctggaagagaaaatggcaacccactccagtattcttgcttggaaaatttcgtgggcagaggagtgtggcaggctgcagtctatggggtcacaagagtcagatatgactgagtgactaagcacacatccaCGGACAAGAGTCTGGGCAGCTACTGTTAGTCCCAGCTGCCCTGAGTGTCCATGACCTAGACTTCCAGAGGGTGGGAGATACAAAGCCCTTTCCCATGATCCTGAGACTGTTGCCGAGAGATGCAAGTCCCCTGGGACAGTTCATCAGACTCTCACTCAAAGAATTTGCAGCTGTGAGTCAAGTCACCATGTGGACCTGGTGGATCTGACCCTTACTGCAGCTGGGAGGGGCGAGGAGCCTCTCGGGGTCACTCACAGTCATCTCTCTATTTCTCAGGGCAAACCCAAACCTCAAGCCATCTGGACGCATGATGGCTGTGCCTTGGACACCAGTCGTGTGAGTGTGCGGAATGGGGAGCGGGACTCTATCCTCTTCATCAGAGAGGCCCAGCGTGCTGACTCAGGTCGCTACCAGCTCACTGTGCAGCTGGGCGGGCTGGAGGCCACCGCCACCATTGACATCCTGGTGATTGGTACTGTGGGGACAATGGGAGACTGGGTGGTCCTCGGGGCTCCCACTCTAGCCTGAATAGGTATCTGCACAGAGAGCTGGGGAAGCGGGACTGTGGGGTGCAGGGGAAGGTGGAGGGAGGGCTGGCATAGCAGAAGCCCCTCTTGGAGTGATGTCATGGCATGAGAGGCGTGTCACGCCCACAGTCATGCTTGGCCCTTCCAGAGAGGCCGGGCCCTCCTCAGAGCATCAGGTTGGTGGATGTCTGGGGCTCCAGCGCTACCCTGGAGTGGACTCCTCCCCAAGACATGGGCAATGCGGCCCTCCTGGGATACACGGTGCAGAAGGCTGACACCAAATCTGGGGTGAGGCCTggctgggagagagggagggaggaacacgAACATCCTGGAATGGGGCTCTGGTGACTCCATGCGGTTGGCTGGGGATCAGTGAATTCCCTGAACAGGGGTCTCACTCCCGGCGTGTTGTGGGGCACCTGCAGCTGTGGTTCACTGTGCTGGAGCGCTGTCGCCGTGCCAGCTGCACGGTCCCCAACCTCATCGTCGGCAACTCCTACGCATTTCGAGTCTTTGCTGAGAACCAGTGCGGGCTCAGCGAGAACGCCCCCGTCACTGCCGACCTAGCCCACATCCAGAAAGCAGGTAAGGCACCACCAGGACTCAAAGCTGCAAGGAGTTAAGGAGAAAGAGTTGGCAAGGGATGGGGCCCTCAGACATTTGTTGGTCCCCTCAGCTACTGTTTACAAGACCAAGAGCTTTGCCCAGCGAGATTTCTCTGAAGCCCCGAAGTTTACCCAGCCCCTGGCGGACTGCACTGCGGTCATTGGCTACGACACCCAGCTCTTCTGCTGTGTCCGTGCCTCCCCCAAGGTGAGCAGGGAGGTCTGTGCATGGCTGggctgtgttattttctgcttgttGAGGAACATTCTAACCAAAACATTTATTCCTGTCACCTTCACAGCACGTTAGGTATGAACACTCAGAGCACTGGGGTTCAAGACAGGCCGATGGGGATAATGTTTCCGGTTTGCCTTTTAGTGTTTGTTTCTCATACATGAAGATGTCActtaatgttgctgctgctgctgctaagtcgcttcagtcatgtctgactctgtgcagccccatggactgcagcctaccaggctcctccgtccatgggatgttccaggcaa from Budorcas taxicolor isolate Tak-1 chromosome 3, Takin1.1, whole genome shotgun sequence carries:
- the MYBPHL gene encoding myosin-binding protein H-like, whose amino-acid sequence is MEAATAQEAALGPTLKVKEASSPDADGPQTSPQRGAGSPLPQLLPPIEEHPKIWRSRALRQTYIRKVGDTVNLLIPFQGKPKPQAIWTHDGCALDTSRVSVRNGERDSILFIREAQRADSGRYQLTVQLGGLEATATIDILVIERPGPPQSIRLVDVWGSSATLEWTPPQDMGNAALLGYTVQKADTKSGLWFTVLERCRRASCTVPNLIVGNSYAFRVFAENQCGLSENAPVTADLAHIQKAATVYKTKSFAQRDFSEAPKFTQPLADCTAVIGYDTQLFCCVRASPKPKIIWLKNKMDIQGNPKYRALTHLGICSLEIRKPGPFDGGIYTCKAVNPLGEASVDCRVDVKVSGSNEAGLPADCPSAAPPQEGVGMLASTNH